From Ruminococcus sp. HUN007, a single genomic window includes:
- a CDS encoding TIGR03986 family CRISPR-associated RAMP protein, which produces MEEKKKPSRFINPYNFVSLGDEVVRHPYNEYEKGTLTGKINCKIEVKTPLAIPDTEQKEAEEIPIEKKGKKIIITHYHYPFYRINRNPVIPGSQIRGAIRSAYEVLSNGCFSVYNEDFETLSSRSSAIRKPGIIKYEKGRYVLYSAQMKKYKNIKEFNEYKPQELELKRTWYGTESEVEFESRINKEKKKGLKPNTNPKIIKKYYVIKAGKQVSCCNLEKAIKDYNINLEIYRKNSTDKTAKDVLNSDPYKPNFQKEVIPLKKASSSILYPVFYYEATDKDGKTYVYLLPSQSGRTVYKNRVSDLLGTHKSCRHGINGMICEACFLFGTLAYKKAYASKIRFSDAYLSSEKFYSEKDVLLYELSSPKITSSEFYSRKPGDCRYWTYDYKITNYIGDENNLTEEIQSCDIELNGRKFYLHHPNITKNDYNDSSKTNRNCSMELAKPGNVFVFDVYFENITSEQLEKLVWTLTLGENQSNSKQQFMMGHGKPLGLGSVKITVNDVEVRNFERDTLSYSINKLNPDELIKQNHFDTSQKYFKDFMLITNTDTAKGYTISYPVVDNVFAPPTNKNANAIHQWFTDNRRGDTGTGTAWNIRNVLPPIDADDLSLPTYYPPKENKT; this is translated from the coding sequence ATGGAAGAAAAGAAAAAGCCAAGCCGTTTTATTAATCCTTACAACTTTGTTAGCTTAGGTGATGAAGTTGTAAGGCATCCGTACAATGAATATGAAAAAGGTACTCTAACCGGAAAGATAAACTGTAAAATTGAAGTGAAAACTCCTTTGGCTATTCCAGATACAGAACAGAAAGAAGCGGAAGAAATACCTATAGAGAAAAAAGGCAAAAAAATAATAATCACTCATTATCATTATCCGTTCTATCGTATTAACAGAAACCCTGTTATTCCTGGAAGTCAGATTCGCGGAGCGATCAGATCAGCATACGAAGTTTTAAGCAATGGTTGTTTTTCAGTATATAATGAGGATTTCGAAACATTGTCATCAAGAAGCTCTGCGATAAGAAAACCCGGAATTATCAAGTATGAAAAAGGGCGATATGTACTTTATAGTGCTCAAATGAAAAAATACAAAAATATTAAAGAATTTAATGAATACAAGCCTCAGGAACTTGAATTAAAACGCACTTGGTATGGAACAGAATCCGAAGTTGAATTTGAAAGTCGAATCAATAAAGAAAAGAAAAAGGGATTAAAACCAAACACAAATCCTAAAATAATCAAGAAATATTATGTCATTAAAGCCGGAAAACAAGTATCCTGCTGCAACCTTGAAAAAGCAATAAAAGACTATAATATCAATTTAGAAATATACAGAAAAAATTCAACTGATAAAACAGCAAAAGATGTTTTAAATTCAGATCCATACAAACCGAATTTCCAAAAAGAGGTTATCCCTTTAAAAAAAGCAAGCAGTTCGATACTTTATCCAGTTTTTTATTACGAAGCCACTGATAAAGACGGCAAAACATATGTTTATTTGTTACCTTCACAATCTGGACGCACTGTTTATAAAAATCGTGTATCAGATCTCCTAGGTACTCATAAAAGCTGTCGTCACGGAATAAATGGAATGATATGCGAAGCTTGTTTTCTGTTCGGAACGTTAGCCTACAAAAAGGCTTATGCTTCTAAAATTCGATTTTCCGATGCTTACCTTTCTTCCGAAAAGTTTTATTCAGAAAAAGATGTTTTATTGTATGAACTTTCTTCGCCTAAAATTACTTCTTCTGAATTTTACAGTCGAAAGCCAGGTGATTGCAGATACTGGACTTACGATTACAAAATCACCAATTATATTGGTGATGAAAATAATCTGACTGAAGAAATACAGTCATGTGACATTGAACTAAATGGGCGTAAATTTTATTTACATCATCCTAATATTACAAAGAATGATTATAATGATAGTTCTAAAACTAATAGAAACTGTTCCATGGAACTTGCTAAACCAGGAAATGTGTTTGTATTTGATGTTTATTTTGAAAATATAACAAGCGAACAGCTCGAAAAACTTGTATGGACTTTAACTCTTGGTGAAAACCAAAGCAACAGTAAACAACAGTTTATGATGGGGCATGGCAAACCATTAGGGCTTGGAAGTGTAAAAATTACTGTAAATGATGTTGAAGTCCGAAACTTCGAACGAGATACTCTCAGCTACTCCATCAATAAGCTAAATCCGGATGAACTGATCAAGCAAAATCACTTTGATACATCACAAAAATACTTTAAAGATTTTATGCTTATTACAAATACAGATACCGCAAAAGGTTATACTATCAGTTACCCTGTTGTTGATAACGTTTTTGCCCCCCCAACGAATAAAAACGCTAACGCTATTCACCAATGGTTTACTGACAACCGACGCGGAGATACCGGTACCGGCACAGCATGGAATATCAGAAACGTGCTTCCGCCTATTGATGCCGATGATCTCTCACTTCCTACATACTACCCACCGAAAGAAAATAAGACATAA
- a CDS encoding PDDEXK nuclease domain-containing protein: protein MNELIEYKNTDNIVKDACKIIDSAQKVAYKAVNSTLVIRNWLLGKRICEEELKGEKRAEYGNKLISLLADELTKKYGKGFSQRSLYNCICFYKSFPRILQTLSAKFTDSIDVSTIQRYSNDSEDIKPVDQSLLSWSHYEKLMQVEDESARSWYEKEAYEQTWSVRTLQRNISSQYYYRMLKTQDKTGVENEMKELTSPYQDKLEFIKNPVIAEFLGMQENSSYYESDLEQSIISNLQKFLMELGKGYAFVARQQHIHTEKEDYYIDLVFYNYILKCFVLIDLKTTKITHQDVGQMDMYIRMYDELKKREDDNPTLGIVLCADTDEDIAKYSILHGNEQLFASKYKLYLPTEEELRAEIKTQKEFYLLQKENNEQTEII from the coding sequence ATGAACGAATTAATTGAATATAAAAACACAGATAATATAGTCAAAGACGCCTGTAAAATAATTGACAGCGCACAAAAAGTTGCTTACAAAGCTGTAAATTCAACACTGGTAATTCGAAACTGGCTGCTTGGAAAACGTATTTGTGAAGAAGAATTAAAAGGTGAAAAAAGAGCTGAATACGGAAATAAGCTCATCTCCTTGTTAGCAGATGAGCTTACAAAAAAATACGGAAAAGGTTTCTCGCAGAGATCATTGTACAATTGTATCTGCTTTTACAAATCATTTCCTCGAATTTTGCAGACACTGTCTGCAAAATTTACTGATTCCATCGATGTGTCGACTATTCAACGGTATTCCAATGATTCAGAGGATATCAAACCAGTTGATCAATCTCTTTTATCCTGGTCACATTATGAAAAATTAATGCAGGTAGAAGATGAAAGCGCTCGTTCTTGGTACGAAAAAGAGGCTTATGAACAGACATGGAGCGTACGTACCCTACAGCGCAATATCTCATCACAGTACTACTACCGAATGCTTAAAACTCAGGACAAAACCGGGGTCGAGAATGAAATGAAAGAACTGACATCACCATATCAGGACAAGCTGGAATTCATAAAGAATCCGGTAATTGCTGAGTTCCTTGGGATGCAGGAAAACTCTTCATACTATGAATCAGATCTTGAACAGAGCATAATAAGCAATCTTCAGAAATTTCTCATGGAATTAGGCAAAGGATATGCATTTGTTGCAAGGCAGCAGCATATTCATACCGAAAAAGAAGATTATTATATCGATCTGGTTTTCTATAACTATATTTTGAAATGCTTTGTTCTTATCGATTTGAAAACAACAAAAATAACTCATCAGGACGTTGGCCAGATGGATATGTATATCAGAATGTACGATGAACTGAAAAAAAGAGAAGACGATAACCCGACTCTCGGAATAGTTCTCTGCGCTGATACCGATGAAGATATCGCTAAGTACTCCATTTTACACGGAAACGAGCAGCTTTTCGCTTCCAAATACAAGTTGTATCTGCCGACTGAAGAAGAACTTCGTGCAGAGATAAAAACTCAAAAGGAATTTTATCTGCTTCAGAAGGAAAATAACGAGCAAACAGAGATAATATAA
- a CDS encoding PIN domain-containing protein, whose product MKALIDTCIIIDALQSRPGFAENAQKIFLMAANRKFGGYISAKSVTDIYYIMHRHFHDDKQTRSILNKLLIIFGIMDTTGEDCRNALISDISDFEDAVMVRTARRSDAECIITRNVKDYSKSDVKICTPEEFIDLIGKEKD is encoded by the coding sequence ATGAAAGCGCTTATCGATACATGCATTATAATAGATGCTCTTCAAAGCAGACCGGGCTTTGCCGAAAATGCTCAGAAAATATTTCTCATGGCCGCAAACAGAAAATTCGGCGGCTATATTTCGGCAAAATCGGTTACGGATATTTACTACATAATGCACCGTCATTTTCATGACGACAAGCAAACCAGAAGCATACTTAACAAACTGCTCATTATTTTCGGAATAATGGACACAACAGGTGAAGACTGCCGTAATGCTCTTATTTCCGATATTTCAGATTTTGAAGATGCAGTCATGGTCAGAACAGCCCGACGATCTGATGCTGAATGCATTATTACAAGGAACGTTAAAGACTACAGCAAATCTGATGTAAAGATTTGTACTCCGGAAGAATTTATTGATCTGATCGGCAAAGAAAAAGACTGA
- the csx19 gene encoding CRISPR-associated protein Csx19 — protein MKLYVKEIRKVKADDIINEVKNQCEGSYIYAMYTDSIKCVTCDDIITDPSKLLEMRIFNADCEIKYSRPDINQEFICRIIDDHCFKSKLESLTDEFEKDFKNRILDDTQFLDIDTTKSSGKTYITTGGGEYSLPIEDAKKLKIRNYIDYSENGIAEITDFRIVSIF, from the coding sequence ATGAAATTATATGTCAAAGAGATCAGAAAAGTTAAAGCAGACGATATAATAAACGAAGTTAAAAATCAATGTGAAGGTAGTTACATATACGCCATGTACACTGACAGCATTAAATGTGTTACATGTGATGATATAATCACCGATCCTTCAAAGCTTCTTGAAATGCGTATATTCAACGCAGACTGTGAAATTAAGTATTCACGTCCTGATATAAATCAGGAGTTTATATGTCGTATAATCGATGATCACTGCTTTAAAAGCAAACTCGAATCATTGACAGATGAATTTGAAAAGGACTTCAAAAACAGAATACTGGATGATACCCAGTTTCTTGATATCGATACAACCAAATCATCCGGCAAAACTTACATAACTACAGGCGGTGGAGAATATTCACTGCCTATTGAGGATGCAAAAAAACTGAAGATAAGAAATTATATCGATTATTCTGAAAACGGAATCGCAGAAATAACAGATTTCAGAATTGTAAGTATCTTTTAA
- a CDS encoding RAMP superfamily CRISPR-associated protein, whose amino-acid sequence MKRIKIELCSDLCAADGDGFGSVIDTDICTDKFGIPYIPAKRLKGVLRDAAVYIEANHIDEIFGITGDSKSGLLKISDAVLENIESIESEISKKHLNPKTVTELFTSVKASTAINENGSAQANSLRFTRVLENSLPWDRKSKIVFFSDVEIPEYEDDFYDICKAMRHIGYKRNRGFGVVKCSLVDSKKSKNNFSFSKCSQEKTYVLNYAVKNTDTLMIPGKGVNLTQDYISGTSVMGLLGQAYLKNNNGNIDDQFRKIFMNNDVKFSNLYVTDEELNEYIPVPGVFAKDKTDETKRIHNLVTEKTEGKILKPLKDGYINSQLKVKKAETEIVYHNNLSSKGQGLYTQTCLSKGQYFRGSITADGETINILADLLIKTDIRFGRSKTAQYSKCELEAFEITELKNDKIKVSSNVMFILESDVILRDETGTVSSNPAVLINALGIDINQTEIHRSSNIKYHTVSGFNTSMRMQRPHERVFAAGTVIVCSASGKEFDSVIYIGEKLNEGFGKVRIFDAQNFLNNSRSLNKKREAFSDTAANINKLANVIKQQEDMRSEAIKYAKDNYRTIRSLTPSAIGRITLMTEEASNLNNLKNRLNSIRIENTRKNAIRLINNAHAEHYVKEQGWEKAREYLIIILAIAKYMKKQGEWK is encoded by the coding sequence ATGAAAAGAATAAAGATAGAACTTTGTTCTGATCTGTGTGCTGCTGACGGGGACGGATTTGGCAGTGTTATAGATACAGATATCTGCACTGACAAATTTGGAATTCCTTATATTCCAGCTAAAAGACTCAAAGGTGTTTTACGCGATGCGGCTGTTTATATTGAAGCAAATCATATAGATGAAATATTCGGAATAACAGGTGACAGTAAAAGTGGTTTATTAAAAATATCTGATGCTGTCTTAGAAAATATCGAGTCTATTGAAAGTGAAATATCAAAAAAACATCTTAATCCTAAGACTGTTACAGAACTTTTTACATCTGTAAAAGCTTCAACTGCAATAAACGAAAACGGAAGTGCCCAGGCCAATTCATTAAGATTCACCAGAGTTCTTGAAAACAGCCTGCCGTGGGATAGAAAAAGCAAAATTGTTTTCTTTTCTGATGTTGAAATTCCCGAATATGAAGATGATTTTTATGATATCTGCAAGGCAATGCGTCATATAGGGTATAAAAGAAACAGAGGCTTCGGAGTTGTTAAGTGTTCGCTTGTAGATAGTAAAAAATCAAAAAACAATTTCAGTTTCAGCAAATGCAGTCAGGAAAAAACTTATGTTCTTAATTATGCTGTGAAAAATACAGACACATTGATGATTCCTGGTAAGGGTGTAAATTTAACTCAGGATTATATAAGCGGCACATCTGTTATGGGACTGCTAGGACAGGCTTACCTGAAAAACAATAACGGAAATATTGATGATCAGTTCAGAAAAATATTCATGAATAATGATGTAAAGTTTTCGAATCTTTATGTAACTGATGAAGAATTAAATGAGTACATACCTGTTCCGGGTGTATTCGCAAAAGATAAAACAGATGAAACCAAACGAATACACAATCTCGTAACTGAGAAAACAGAGGGAAAAATTTTAAAGCCTTTAAAAGACGGTTATATCAATTCACAGCTGAAAGTAAAAAAAGCCGAAACTGAAATAGTTTATCATAATAATCTGAGTTCAAAAGGACAGGGTCTATACACTCAGACCTGCTTATCCAAAGGTCAGTATTTCAGAGGTTCGATCACTGCTGACGGAGAAACTATAAATATTCTTGCCGATCTTCTGATAAAAACAGATATAAGATTTGGCCGAAGCAAGACAGCTCAGTATTCAAAATGCGAACTTGAAGCTTTTGAAATAACCGAACTGAAGAACGATAAAATTAAAGTCAGCAGCAATGTAATGTTCATACTCGAATCAGATGTTATTTTACGTGATGAGACCGGAACTGTATCATCAAATCCAGCTGTTCTTATAAATGCACTCGGTATTGACATTAACCAAACTGAAATTCACAGATCAAGCAATATAAAGTATCATACTGTATCAGGATTCAATACTTCTATGCGTATGCAGCGACCACATGAAAGAGTATTTGCAGCCGGAACTGTTATAGTATGCTCTGCTTCCGGAAAAGAGTTTGATTCTGTAATATACATTGGTGAAAAACTAAATGAAGGATTCGGAAAAGTAAGAATATTCGATGCTCAAAACTTCTTGAACAACAGTCGTTCACTCAACAAAAAACGTGAAGCGTTCTCAGATACAGCAGCAAATATCAACAAACTTGCTAATGTTATTAAGCAACAAGAAGATATGAGAAGCGAAGCGATAAAATACGCAAAAGATAATTACCGGACAATACGCAGCCTTACTCCTTCAGCAATTGGAAGAATAACTCTTATGACTGAAGAAGCTTCTAATCTAAATAATCTTAAGAACAGACTCAATAGCATCAGAATTGAGAACACCCGAAAAAACGCAATAAGGTTAATTAATAACGCCCATGCTGAACACTATGTAAAAGAACAGGGGTGGGAAAAAGCTAGAGAGTATCTGATAATTATTCTTGCAATCGCTAAATACATGAAGAAACAGGGGGAATGGAAATAA
- the cas2 gene encoding CRISPR-associated endonuclease Cas2 has protein sequence MLNRNFLVIYDVCDDKRRRKVVKILEKYGYRIQYSAFECLFSDKSKKTAIKALERTTKEEDSIRIYKMPESVHIINQGDISFDKPPEVLIL, from the coding sequence ATGCTTAACAGGAATTTTCTTGTGATCTATGATGTTTGTGATGACAAACGACGTAGAAAAGTAGTTAAGATCCTTGAAAAATACGGATACAGGATCCAGTATTCCGCTTTTGAATGCCTGTTTAGTGACAAATCAAAAAAGACTGCGATCAAAGCACTTGAACGCACAACAAAAGAAGAAGATTCAATACGAATATATAAAATGCCGGAAAGCGTACACATTATAAATCAAGGAGATATTTCATTTGATAAACCACCTGAAGTTCTGATTCTGTAA
- the cas1 gene encoding CRISPR-associated endonuclease Cas1, whose amino-acid sequence MNLYVDNYESKLSIKGNRLVVTEAGASKEFPLDSIDNLALNKNVQITSQAICKLCEAGISISWFSASQFICQANGYGTESVMKVKNQFALLDKAALRLKLSKQNIKAKIVNQLEYVNKMKAFKESDIEKAKTEEELMGVEGAYASLYFSELKNKFNEKYGFVKRIKHPCTDPVNSVLSFVYSMLYREFSSLISLHGMNPSVGFFHKLRNGHCALSSDLMESLRCELCDKTAVKVLDSDINDDDFEFNTDGSVYISKRLRSMIISEFHKKLSERIFTLNGFSNDFKGLLNQMIYSYENALQNEKPECFTPFIRGDYYA is encoded by the coding sequence ATGAACTTGTACGTAGACAATTACGAAAGCAAGTTAAGTATTAAGGGAAACCGGCTCGTCGTTACTGAAGCCGGAGCCAGCAAAGAATTTCCGTTAGACAGCATCGATAATCTGGCATTAAACAAGAATGTCCAGATTACATCTCAAGCCATATGTAAACTATGTGAAGCCGGTATAAGCATCTCATGGTTTTCTGCTTCACAGTTCATATGTCAGGCAAATGGTTACGGAACTGAATCCGTGATGAAAGTAAAAAATCAGTTTGCCCTTCTTGATAAGGCAGCATTACGGCTGAAACTATCGAAACAAAACATTAAAGCCAAAATAGTTAATCAGCTGGAATACGTAAATAAAATGAAGGCATTTAAAGAATCCGACATTGAAAAAGCAAAAACAGAAGAAGAACTCATGGGTGTTGAAGGAGCTTATGCCTCTTTATACTTTTCAGAATTAAAAAACAAATTCAATGAGAAATATGGATTTGTTAAAAGAATCAAACATCCCTGCACCGATCCGGTAAACTCTGTTTTAAGCTTTGTTTACAGCATGTTATACCGTGAATTTTCATCACTGATAAGTTTGCACGGCATGAATCCTTCTGTGGGTTTCTTTCATAAACTTAGAAACGGTCACTGTGCCTTAAGTTCAGATCTTATGGAAAGTCTCCGCTGTGAACTATGTGATAAAACTGCCGTTAAAGTCCTTGATTCAGATATTAACGATGATGATTTTGAATTCAATACAGACGGAAGCGTATATATATCCAAGCGCTTACGAAGCATGATAATATCTGAATTTCATAAAAAGCTATCTGAACGGATATTCACTTTAAACGGTTTTTCAAACGACTTTAAAGGCTTGCTTAACCAGATGATCTACTCTTATGAAAATGCTTTGCAGAACGAAAAACCTGAATGTTTTACTCCTTTTATACGGGGTGACTATTATGCTTAA
- a CDS encoding RAMP superfamily CRISPR-associated protein, with protein MEIMKHTYYRLQLKLTSPLSVGSGENRKSDSDVITRLDGSPYIPATTIAGVLGHWFDIEKRRNIFGFINGNSSESSHVIFYDADLDKKSFVKVRDSVALKNKVAIKNAKFDFQVIEPGAEFVTIIELTKENEILQSDIEKLAEAVSSSALRFGRKTNRGYGIVEISRMQKAEFDFSDPKGKKAWLEFDPLDNAAWNEMPIVTISNTNEKSDVIKICLEQNGPLSIREYTTEIGEVERIKDNGEKVYKAVPDYRMMKLRNGEAVIPGTTWAGAFRSRFEELSDIETTKALFGYVITKSQKTMPSKIIFSESTIKNNTKKIITRTAIDRFTSGAQSRALYTEETCCNGTTSLLITIPKNTDEKKQTLTLCSYSRS; from the coding sequence ATGGAAATAATGAAACATACTTATTATCGACTGCAGTTAAAACTGACTTCTCCTCTTTCTGTAGGATCAGGTGAAAACCGTAAGTCTGACAGCGATGTTATCACCAGACTTGATGGATCACCATATATACCGGCTACTACTATCGCTGGTGTATTGGGACACTGGTTTGATATAGAAAAGCGCAGAAACATTTTCGGTTTTATTAACGGAAATTCTTCTGAATCAAGCCATGTTATTTTTTACGATGCTGATCTCGATAAGAAATCTTTTGTTAAAGTTAGAGACAGTGTTGCGCTAAAAAATAAAGTAGCTATAAAAAATGCCAAGTTTGATTTTCAGGTAATAGAACCAGGTGCTGAGTTTGTTACCATCATCGAACTAACTAAAGAAAATGAAATTCTTCAGTCTGATATAGAAAAACTTGCCGAAGCAGTATCATCTTCCGCTTTACGTTTCGGCAGGAAAACAAACAGAGGATATGGCATAGTGGAAATAAGCCGTATGCAGAAAGCTGAATTTGATTTTTCAGATCCTAAAGGAAAAAAAGCATGGCTGGAATTTGATCCTCTTGATAATGCTGCATGGAATGAAATGCCTATAGTTACAATCAGCAATACAAACGAAAAATCAGATGTTATAAAAATCTGTCTCGAACAGAACGGACCACTCTCAATAAGAGAATATACTACGGAAATTGGTGAAGTAGAAAGAATAAAAGATAACGGAGAAAAAGTGTATAAAGCTGTTCCGGATTACAGAATGATGAAACTTAGAAATGGGGAAGCTGTTATCCCAGGCACGACCTGGGCTGGAGCCTTCAGAAGTCGTTTTGAAGAATTATCAGATATCGAAACGACCAAAGCATTATTCGGCTATGTTATAACAAAATCTCAAAAAACTATGCCCTCAAAAATAATTTTTTCTGAATCAACAATAAAAAACAATACGAAAAAGATAATAACAAGAACAGCTATTGACCGCTTCACCTCCGGAGCACAATCGCGTGCGTTATACACAGAAGAAACATGCTGTAACGGAACTACCTCCCTATTAATAACTATACCTAAAAACACAGATGAGAAAAAACAGACGCTTACTCTCTGCAGTTATTCTCGATCTTAA
- a CDS encoding type II toxin-antitoxin system prevent-host-death family antitoxin yields the protein MSVTATELKMNLGKYLLLAETEDIYITKNGKIIAKLTNPNQDRVDIAESLFGILPDDIIPEEALKERLGNI from the coding sequence ATGTCAGTTACAGCTACCGAATTAAAAATGAACCTTGGAAAATATCTGCTTCTTGCTGAAACAGAAGACATTTATATAACTAAAAACGGAAAAATAATCGCAAAGCTTACTAATCCTAATCAGGACAGAGTGGATATCGCGGAATCTCTTTTCGGCATACTTCCTGATGATATAATCCCGGAAGAAGCACTGAAAGAAAGGCTCGGCAATATATGA
- the cas6 gene encoding CRISPR system precrRNA processing endoribonuclease RAMP protein Cas6 translates to MYAAYNLDKVKISGLKPAEIIKRGEIHEADYSEIADSLSGSKFRLNFMTPSTFKTGGTETGFPDISMHFLSVIRRINEFEGLNISFEDFRRAFYKCRIFDWNFTNCKYNISGRLISGMTGYTVIGLPSDTEVAALLKKIFVYASFSGTGARTGIGMGGFFFDAM, encoded by the coding sequence TTGTATGCTGCCTATAACCTTGACAAGGTGAAAATATCAGGACTGAAACCGGCAGAAATTATTAAACGCGGAGAAATCCATGAAGCAGATTATTCTGAGATCGCTGACAGTTTGTCAGGCAGTAAATTCAGACTGAATTTTATGACGCCTTCAACGTTTAAAACCGGAGGAACAGAGACAGGTTTTCCGGATATATCAATGCATTTTCTTTCAGTAATAAGGAGAATCAACGAATTTGAAGGTCTGAATATTTCTTTTGAAGATTTCAGAAGAGCGTTTTATAAATGCAGGATATTTGATTGGAATTTTACAAACTGTAAATATAACATCAGCGGTCGTTTGATTTCAGGAATGACGGGATACACTGTAATTGGTTTGCCGTCTGATACGGAGGTCGCTGCGCTTTTGAAGAAGATATTTGTGTACGCTTCTTTTTCCGGTACTGGTGCAAGAACCGGAATAGGTATGGGCGGTTTCTTTTTCGACGCAATGTGA